DNA from Tursiops truncatus isolate mTurTru1 chromosome 8, mTurTru1.mat.Y, whole genome shotgun sequence:
CCCAGAGGAAGTGGGACTTCCTGAATTTGTTATTCTTCTATTCCTTAGAGTCCTCCTTTACAACCCTTTTAGTAATTAATCATATTTTACTTGctaataattaattatattaaattgtCCCTGTTGAAATTACTGCTGTGGTTTCTGTCTTTGCCTGGCCCTTGACCAATACATTCAGCATCCAATTAAAATGACTGGGCATGCAAAAAAAGCAGATAAATATGACTCATaaccaggaggaaaagaaattaatcaatagaaacagacccagcAATAACAGAATTAGTCATCAAGAACTTTgaaacattataaaaatgttcaaagatgTAAAGGAGAACATGAATACAATGAGGAAAAATGGAAcgtataaaataaaagatatggcCAAGGGCCATACAGagaggaaaaatacaaatatgaaattaaaaaaatatgctggatggaattaatagcagattagacattgcaaaagaaacaatcagacaACTTGAGAACACGGGAttagaaattattcaaattaggcacagagagaaaaaaggctggaaaaaaataaacaaatattagtcACCTGCAGGACAATGTCAAGGTGCCTTGCATATGTGTAATCAAAATCTCAGaaaaggcagggggtggggggacagaaaaaaaatatttgaagaaaaaaatggctgaaaCTTTTCcagatttgatgaaaactataaatccaCAAATATAAGAAGTTTAATGAACCCcccaaaaaataatgataaagaaaagCATACCAAAGCACATTATAATCAAAGTTGATGAAAAccagggataaagagaaaatcttaaaagcagctagAAAAAAGagatattatatataaaggaaaaaaaataagaattatggcagatttctcatcagaaacaatacaAGGCAGAAGACAGTGAATCAAAATCTTTAAATTGCTGAAAAAAACTACTAAGTTGGAATTCTAAAGCCAACaaaaatacctttcaaaaatgaaggcaaaatagacTTCTAGAGAAAATCTGGAAGGATTTATCATCAGCTGACCTGTACTCCAAGAAGTATTAAATAAGAAGTTCTTCAGGTAGAAGGAAAAGGATATCAGGTGGAAATTTGGGCCTATATAAAGGAATGGTGAGCactcaacaataaaatgaaagagacCACTAACACATGAATGACTATCAATAGTCAACTAAGTAAAAGAATCCAGACACAGAAGGCTACATATTTATGACTCCTTTTATACAAAATCCtagaaaagtcaaaactatagagacagaaagcagttcAATGGTTGCCAGATTCTGGGGGTTGGGGAAGAAGATTGACTGCAAGAGGGCACAAGGGAATTTGGAGGTTGAACTTTTCTatgtcttgattgtggtggtgtattactatgcatttgtcaaaactgatcAAACAGTATACTTAAAGTGAGTGAAGTTTATTGTGTGTAAATGACACCCTAATAAAGTTGATCATTTAGAAAAAGTCAATGAAGGACCACatataatgctttaaaaatgcatcacagggcttccctggtggcgcagtggttgagggtccgcctgccgatgcaggggacgcgggttcgtgccccggtccgggaagatcccacgtgccggggagcggctgggcccgtgagcccatggccgctgagcctgcgcatccggagcctgtgctcctcaacgggagagaccacaacggtgagaggcccctgtactgcaaaaaaaaaaaaaaaaagcatcacaaCAATCACAGAGAAGTTTAAAAGAAGGCAAATGGAATTAAAGTGTATTAAGGTATTAAGTGTGTTTTTCAAGAGAAAGGTAAAGATATTGACTAATTTTAGACTTGGATTAACTGAGAAAGGAATTTGTCATTTCTAATTACCACTAAAGGAATAGAAACAGGTATGTAAATTTCTAATCAGTGGTGGGAAAAAGAtgtaatatacaaaaaaaaaatactgaatcaaaaataaggttaaaaaagcaaataatgggTGAGACAAATAGGAAGCACAAAATAAGATGGTAGCTGTAAattcaaatatatcagtaattataAGGCATGTATATGAACTAAAAGATACAATATTAAATTACACAAATTCTACCCAAAGAAGGCTAGTGTTGCTATATTGACATTAGACAAAAATGGACTTAAAGGCAGAAGCATTACTATGGCAAATAGGAACACTTCATAATGAGAAAATGTTCAAATCACCAGAAATATATGACAATTTTAGATTTGTAGGCACCTAAAAACACAATCTCAAAATCATAAAGCAAAAAATGACAGAACTACATGGGGAAATAGATAAATCAATCTATCCACAATCACAGTGTGAAATCTTTAACACACCTTTCTCACTAATCATCagaataaacagatttttttttttaagtctggagACATATTTGGCCAATATGTTTAACTTGACTATACGGGCATATGTAGTCCACTATATCCAACTGTTGCAGAAGACACATTCTTTTACAACATTGTCCCCAGGCTATAGCTgagacactgaggctcagggtaGATTTCTGGCTTGCCCAGCAAGACGCAGTAGAACAAGTTCTCAAGATGAGTCTCCTGTCACCTAAATTGCTAATGTTCTACTCTTCCTGGATCGATCTAAATCCTCCTGTTCCCCTCCGGGCAAAGGTCCATGTCCCAAAGCCACATCCAGCTTCCGAAAGCCAGCCCAAGGCCAGAGTGACATTGCTGAAGGCTGAGGTGTtaccaaggaaggaagaaagcaggaaGCAATACTGGAAGAAGGCATTGTTGTCAAAGGCTGTGGAATTTGATGCTGGAATTTACCAGAGGAGGAAACCTCCGACAGTTGGGTGTGGTTGTCTGGCTGTTCCCAGACCCACTCCGGGAAGCTCGAAGATTCAGGCTTAAGAAAACTTTACATCCTTCATTGCTGGAGACAGTGGGCTCTCCTGGACCTTCAAGAGGAAGAAGACATCTGGGACCCCATGCTAAAAATGCTCCCTTATGAATGGAAAAGGAGCACGAATGCAGGTGCCTTAAAGGGGGCAGAAAGGCCAAGTCCATCTGACCTAGACACAGCAGCTGAGCAGCTGACTTGGGGCCATCCCCAGGCAAGCAATTTTCCCAGGAAGTTAGACAATTTGGGGCATGTGGCCAGAAGATGGTAGGTCAACTCAGCCAACTTCTACTCTTGAGGGTTAGTCCTCTAAGGGTGCTGGAAGCCTACAGGTACTGTCCTGTGGGTAGGCCAGCTTGTCCTTATGCTTAGCAGCCATTCTGTGGGCATTTCTGGCTGTCCCCTACTTGTCTGCCCCTAGTCAGCCTTCGGTTCTAGGCCTTGGCTGATAAGGGTACTTCATTGCCAGCTGTGCCATTTTGTTCAGGTGTAACTTTGTGCATCAGCAGCAATTCACAAAAGAGAGCTCACAAGAAATGTATTCATCCAATAAATCTTCACTGAGCATATTCCAGGCATCCTGCTAGGAACCATGGAtaaaatgatgatggtgatgattgaTGATGACAATGGCTAGCATTTACCGAGCACTCCCTATACACCAAGCACAGTGCTCTGCACTTAAATGCATTACCTCATGCAATCTTCAGAGTAGCCCTCTGAGGCAGGTGTTATAATAATTACCTCTGTACAGATAAGAACATGGAGgctcagaaaaattaagtgaTGGGCCCTAGGTCACACCTCAAGTAGTGACAAAGATGGGACTGGAACCTAGAACGATGCATTTTATCACAATGGTTCCCAAGATGAGTAAGACTTACTGTAATTAAGTCAAGTCATCTGCAGGGGACAACTCCCAGAAGCAAAAAGTGCAACTCGAGAGAGTCAGGGTAGGCAGATTGGAGGTTTTGGTGAAGGTTTAGGGGCTCTGTGAAGCCTGGGTAATTGTCCCATGTGTGCCCTGGGCAGGCAGGCTgcaggcccccagcccagccagatCCTCCGTTTGGGCATTAGTCTCCcagctgcgtgtgtgtgtgcacacgcacgcacacacacacacacacgcaaagcCCACCCCAATAACCACTCAGCCCGTGGCTGCAGCTACAGCCCCCGGCGCATCCAAACCTTGGCTATTTGCCCGTGAGGACTTGATTCCAACCTGCTTTTCAGCCCTCAGGAAACAGAAGCCTATGTGTTTTCTCAGTGCGTCTGTGAAGGGGCTTCATTACATCTTTTCCTTTCCAGTGAGGAAAGGCATTCCAGCCGGGAGAAATTCTTCCCCAGGGAGGGGATGAGTGGGGAATGGCAGGTTTGTTCTGGACAATACCTTTTGGAGTGATGGGAAGTGGCACCCAGCGAGCTCTGCAGGGTCCCAGGGAAGTGGGGTCAGGAGGCCAGAGTGTCTGCTGTGGCAAGGAAAGAAACTAGGGTGAGCAGGTGGGAACACACAAACAGAGGAAGGCCGTGATGAAAAGAATTGACAGGACATGGCCCTTAGAGCCATGGGGTGAGAGGAGCCCCGAGTGTGGGGACAAGACCAGGAAGTTACTCCTTAGGATCTAAGGCATCAAGGCGCTACACGCAGatgaggcgggggcggggccagccCTGCCTACGTGGTGCTCTGACCACCATTTCCTGGCTAGAACAAGGTGCCTCTGTGTCAGCAGGAAACAGCCTCTGGAGAGGTGTGACTAATAGGAGGGGGaagagtgctttgtaaactgtaaaattCTGTACATGTGTTTGTTCACTGTTATTCTCCTTCTGAGCATTAACCTTGGAAATTGTAACAAGTGGCAAAGTGGGTGATGGCACTGATGCGAAGAAATAGGAAAGCCAATGTTGGTGTGTGGAGTTAGAAAGAATTACAGACTACAGGGGGGAGTGATGCGGATTCTTGGAACAAAACCCAGCTCAATGCCCCGTCACTTGTGAGAAACAGGCTGGGAGGGCATTACCTGCCTCAGGTCTCATTCAGACCCCTAAGAGACCACCCCCTAGTGAAGGCCCAGGACAAGGAGGGATAAAACAGGTGCTTCAGGTGGGAAGCACCTGTTTTATCCCTCCTTTTATTCATGCAACCAATGTTTTTTGGATACTATTGTGTGCCAGGTCCTGCAATCAAAAGTGTGATTACAACTGTGGTAAACACTATCCAAGAGATGTGCATGGTGTCATAAGGGCCTATAATCAGGATATATAGGGGCCTATGATCAGGATAACTGAACTAATCTGATAAAACCAAGGAAGTGTTGATAACGAAACTAAGATCCAAAGGATGAGCAGACATTAATTAGCTTAAGAGGGGAATCGGAGTAACCCAGGCATGAGGAATGATCTAGGCAAAGACCCTGAAATGAGCCAGAGTGCCATGTGCATTGGCTAGCTTCTGCTGCGTAACAAGTCACTCCAAAATTTAGTTGCTTCAAACAACAACCACTTTTTTTAACCCACAGTTTTGCAGGTCAGAAATTTGGCTGGGTTCAGCAAAGCAGTTCCAACAGTCTAGGCCAGACTGTGGCGCTGACCTTGGCTGGGGCCTTACTCATGCATCTGTGTTAGTTGCCAAGTCAGTGAGGAGCTGGCTGGCCATTGGCTGGGGCTCTTTTGTTCTTCACCTCATGGTCTGACATTCTCCAGCAAGCTACCCTGGGTTTCCTCCATAAGGCAGTTAAAGGCTTCCAAAAGGCAGCAAAAAGGGACAAGCTCCAAAGCTCAGGTACTTTTCATGCTGCTGTACCCATCACTCTGACTATTGTCCCATTGGCTAAAGCAAGGCACATGGCTGAGCCCAAATcggtgtgggagggagggcacTAGCCAAGGGTGCGGTTATGGGGAGAGGAGAACAAACTGGGGACTCTAACCTCAGTGGGTTCAAGGaattaaaagaaagcaggaagaCCAGAGAGTGAATGTGAAGGGGAGCATGGTGAGGGTGAAACTAGAGTTGGGCAGGAGTCAGGACATGCGGGGCCTCCAAGAGCACTGAGAGTTGGATCTTTACCCTAAAAGCAGGCCAGCACTCTGGTTTCTGATTCTCTGTCGTGCAGGCTTGGTTATCATAAATAAATCCTTTGAAGGCTGAACTGCCCTGGGTGACCTGGTAAAACGGCTCTTCCAAGCTTGAGAAGCCCAAGACCACTGGGGCTACCTAGTCCCAGACAGACTCTCTCTGTCCCAGGACAACAAGGCTGTGAACTCCACCCTAGGCACCAGCTGTTTTCTTGGGAAAAGAGCTGGGGAAGCTGTTAGATGGCCAAGGATGGGAAAGGAAGTAAGCACAGCTGATGTTCCACCAGTGTAGACACCAGTACACCTGCACTACTTGTTAAAATCCTGGAATACTTCCAGACCACTGATAAGCAGCACCGGCCCGAGCCAACACATCCCTTGaatatccctcccccacctggctCTCCTTTCCACAGACCCAGCAATTAACAGAGGTAACATCTGGCACAGGAAAGGGTCACCAGGACCTCATCAGGATCTCCAGACAGTGATTCGGCAAGCCATAccacttgttaaatattttgaacatcaCCCCTGGCTATAAGGTGCCTGGTCTCAACTGACCGGAGGGAAATGAAACCGTGAACTCAGTGTTGAGGGTGATGAGGGTGACATGAATTCTGAAAGCCAGCAACTGGTCACGGAATCCCCAcctccatctccttctctctcctccccaaagcCAGAAACACCTAGACCCCACCGATTTCTGCCTTTGCCCGTTCAGAATGTCCCATAATCACATTCAGACATTATTGCACTCTTTTATTTACAGAAAACACATATAAAGCATTTTAATGTTCATTTAGCAAACcgaaccactcttttttttttcttctttttggcacAAAGAAATATCACAGATGGACCCCAAGATCAATCAGAAAACCATAACATTTATCAGCCATCACTGGTCCAGAGGCAGCCACAAGACTCAGACAGACGAACAGCATTGCCacagactggaaaaaataaacaaggtccACATTCACCTCACAGTAAAAACCTGCTCACCTGACAGGCAAGGGCGGGCAGGAGGGGGCAGTTTCTCTGCTCCAAGGGAGGGAGGAGCAGTGGGCATTGGGGGGCAGAAGcaggatggggagggataaacGCCATTCATAAATTAGAGAGAGgtggcctttttgtttttaacttcttaCCTCGTAGAAGTAAGACAGTGCAAAAACTACCATACCCTCGCCACTCGTCCGTCGGAGAAGCTTCAGAAGTTGTGTGATTTGGGGTGTCTCTCCTCTCAGGTGcccgtgtgtgtgcgcgcatgtgtgAATGTGTAAGTGCGGTGCTTGTAAACATTGTCACCATCTACCAGAGACACACATCCTTGTGTCTGaacggggtggggctggggctggacccCACTTCAGGCCCCCTCTGCCCCAGAGATTCCTGTCCAAGACTTAGTGCAAATTTCAGAGAcaaagagaggcagaggaagcGGGGTCTGGACAGGGAGTAGGGAGGACACAAAGacggggtgggagagggaggggtaagTAAGGCAACAGTTCAAAACGGTCCATTTTATCAAAGCCGACACCGTGTCCCCCTCGCCCCCACCCACAGAGCCCTGGTCACGAGAAAGGGCGGAAGTCCCGCCCCTCCACCAGGCTGATGGAAGGGTTCTTGAGCTCCTCCTCCGACTTGGCCATCTTGTAGCCCAGCTGCGCCAGCACCCGCTGACACGCGTTCTGGGCAAAGGCCACGATGTCGTAGGAGAGGCGGAAGCGCCACTTCTCGGCCGTGGCCGCCGAGTTTCGCACGGTGCCGTATTTGTGCTTGCCCAGGGTGGGGTCTCCCCGCGTGTTGTTCTGGATCCAGCGCGCCACGTGGCTGTCCAAGGGGATGCCCAGGAAGCCGTAGATCTCCTCGGTCTTCTTCATGGGGTTCCTGGCCAGGTCCTCGTAGCGCACCAGCATGTACTTGCCCTTGAGCCACGGGGGCCGCATGAGGCCGGTGGACACGGAGTTGGAGAAGTCCTCGCACACCGTGGTCAGCTGCGTCACGTCCAGGTTGTAGGGCTTCCTCCCGGTGCCGTACCAGAGCCGCCAGAGCCGGTAGGTGTCGCGGAAGGTCTCGCTGCGGGAAGCCAGAATGCCACGTGGGTCGCGGACCAGCTGGATGACCTTGAGGTTTAACCGGGGGTCTTCAACCAGGGCCCGCAAGTCGTTAACCTCGGGCACCCGCACCGTCTTAATGGCCACGTGGCTGCGCTCCCGACAGGCCTCGGCGGCCACCGTCAAGTTTAGCAGGCCACACTTGCGCACGCAGTCCCCCTCCTCCAGCACCAGGTCCGCGGAGCCCGGAGGGTCGCACACGGGGCGAGAGCACAGTACCCTGCTGGCCCCGCGACGGAAGATCCTGTCGGTGGTGTGGTTGACGGGCGGCGGCTTGATGTAGTTCTCCAAGAAGTAGAGGTCACAGTCGTAGAGGCTCCTCAGGAGGTCACGGCTGGCTCCCAGCATGACCCGCCGATCCGCGGGGCTCTTGCCCTGGGTGAAGCGGGGGATGAGCGTGTTCTGGACGTGGTAGAGGGGCTCAAACAGGTAGAAGACGTCCAGGTGCTGGTTGAAGAGCTGGCCCACGAAGGAGGAGCCGCTGCGCGTGGTGGCCAGTATGAGGATGTGGGTCTTCCGGGAGAGGTTATAGGCGAAGGTGGGGCTCTCTTCGCACAGCCTCTCGGCCAGCCCCGCCTCCGCCAGACCCGGGCAGGTGTGGAAGGACTTGGCGGTGAAGGTGCGAATGGCCGTGTACTGGATGGCGATGGAGGCCAGGGCAAGGAGGAGGACGGCCTTCCAGGAACATTGCATGGCTGGGCACCTTCATGGGGCTGcttctccaccatgtgaggtcTGTGGGCAAAGGCGGGCAGCCATCAGGGGGCAGCCAGGCTTGGGTACCTCCCAAGGCCAGCGGCACTGGCTTGCTCCCTCGGGGAAGCTGGTCTCCAGCCCGCCTGGGGAAGGGCTGCAGCTCCCTGCGTCAGTGCTCACACGTGCATCTGAGGCCTACATGGCACCTGCACGAGACTTTACCAATCTCTGGGAACTCCTGGGAGCCTTTAGGGACTGATTCCCATACCCTGGGGTCTACCCTACAGAAGGCTGTGGGGTCTCCCATCATGAGCTGGGTTCCTCAGTGGGGCCTGACTGGGCAAGACCCTAACACTCCCAACTCCCACACTTGGGAATGACCAGTTCCCAGCTCAAGCCATTCCCCTCTCACTGCCTGCCACCCCTGCTGGCATCTCCTGGGCCCACCTGCATCTTCTTCACCCCCACGAGCTGGCACCCAGTTCCCCAGGTGGTCATCTTTCCTCcatcccccgcccacccccaagAGGAAGAAGAGTCCACGTCAGATGCCTCCCCCTGACCCAAGTCCTCATGCAGAAAGAACCCCTGCACACCGTGAGCTGGTGGGCTGCTAGCAGCCCATGCCTCCTGGGCTGGGAAAGGTGGACAACTGTgtcacccccccgccccccaaagtTACAGACGCAGGTGACTAGCTTATTCCAGAAGAGGACTCCCGGGGCTCACGGAGTCCCTAAGAGTCAGCTGGCCCAGAGCAGAGGCAGGGTCCAGGGGCTGCTGAGAAGCATCCCTTCCTGGGCCCCAGCGCCCTCCAGGATTTCCTCCTGGCCACTGAGGGAGGGGTCTGGGCCATGGAGCAGATGACCCTACTGTCCGCAGAGTGAACTGGTTCCTCCAGCCGCCCTCCCCCAGCCAGTCCTCAAGGGCCTCCACCTTTAGGCCCTCACCCCCTTCTGCCCACAGGGTAAGCACAGGGACCCCACTGTGATCCAACAGTGGCCCCAGAGAACCCAGGCAGAGCAGTGAGAAGAGGAAGGGGTGGTACAGAAGTTAGTGTCTCAAGGAACTGAGAAAgcatgggggatggggagggcagggagagcaggGAAGAGGAGCTAAGCTGGGTGTTGGAAAGCCGCCCCCCGAGATGGGCTAGCTCGGTGACCAGCCCTGGGGAAGGTGGGGCAGAGAGGACTCACCAAAGAGGGGCTGTTCTGGGCTGGGCAGTCCGCAGCCGCCAGGTCTCCAGGCCCAGCCGGCAGTCACTGCCTGTGCAGCAGCCCTGTGGCCACAAGACtgcaaggagagagggaaggcagGGGTGCTGAAGGGGGCCTCCaagctcctccctccccaccccttctctcctGTGTCCTGCGCCCCACAGACAGCTCTCCAGGGCTGCACAGCAAAGGCCCTGCCTGCTCTCCCAGATTTACCACTGACTCAGAGCTCCAAATAACCCATTGCCATCTCTCATCCCCTGGATCCAGCCCTCTGAGGCCTGGACCTCCTTCACCCACCTCTTCCACTCCCTACCCATATCCTCCTAGCAAGTCTCAGTCCCTGTGCTCACACCACGCCCCAGTGGGCAGGGAGCTGACAAGCCTGCCCGCCCAGCTGGCCGAGCATTGGTGCCCCACCTGGGCAAGCCCCCCGTGGAGACACCCCTCCCAGCTACCACCAGAGGGAGCTGCGAAGAAATCCACCGGCCGCAAACACCCCCAGGCCTGGCGAGCTCAGttcagctctggtgaccagactGACCCAACCAGACACAGCGGCTAGTGCCCAAGAACGAAACAGTCAGAGTCAAAGTTGTCCCAGCAAATGGGGCCGGGGCACAGTCCAGACTGGTTCCGCAGTTAAAATCAGCAGAGCATCCTGACCCTTTGCAATTCAACTTGTTCAGTGATTCCCCAAGAGGGGGGGTTAGCGGAAGTCAGCAAGGACAGGGGTGCTCACCCCAGATCTCCAGGCGGAAGCGGTGGCTCAGCCGAGACCACCCACACGCTGAGGCCCAAGGGGAGGGGACAGCCAGGAAGTGAGGTTCCTCTTCTAGCCACCGGGAAAGAGGAGAACGGCTACCTGAAACTCAAAGCAACAGTGGACCAGGGAGCATCCGGGATCTGGATGCTCTTCACAGATCCTAAGTTAAAACACCAAGACGGCAACGTTATTTTTGTTAGTGTCCACTGAGTATTTCCTAAGTGCTAAGCGGTTTCCCCGCCCTAGCTCATCAATTCCCCGCAAGAACTTTACATGGAAAGTATTGgctccatttcacagaagagaaagctgaggcacagagaggtggagAAACCTACCTGAACTCACATGCTTGGCTTACCCCCATCTAGCAGGTTCCCCAGAGCCCACTCTCCTTCCTTCTAAGGAGATTCGATTTACCGTTCCTCCAGGTTACCTGTACTTGGCCTTCGAACATGCATTCAATTAATGACCCCCCCCCATTTGTTTGTGAATCAGCATGAGAGGGACCGGACATTAGAAGGGGACTTCAGACGGTTTCTGAGACTTAGAGCATGTTTCTTCCCTTTGCTGTCTGGTCTAGTCGATCTACTGGCTCGTGGCTGATGGGGTGAACTCCTGTGCCTGTGAATATGCTTCCCACATCCCCTGTATGGAACGactccctggagggcagggcgAGTAGGTCCTCATTTCCCAAACCTGCAGTGCTGCCTGGCTCGGCTCACTCACCCAACTCGCCACATCATGTTATTCCTGACAGCCCCCTCTGGAAGGTCACCGTCCTCACTCCCGTTGTTCAGATGATGAAATTAAGATTCAAAGACTAAGCAAATGGGCATGATAAGCAAGGAAGAAGTAGCAGAGACTCGAATCCCTCTGGGACAGACTCTTAGGCCAGTGCTGTGGCCCTTTCACACCAGCACAGTGGGCAAGAAACATGCTGAAGCTTGAGGAGGGGCACAGAAGCTGGAGTGAGATGGCAGGGGGCCGGCTGAGGCtctggggcctaggagtcctgtTTTAAGTATGAAACTCCACTTGGTACCTAGAGGAAGCAGTACCATGTCACCAGGTGGCAGTAAATGGGGGAAAGCACAGTCTAAATTCTAGGGAAACTCCAACGTGACCAGAGCAACACCACAGCCCTGACcacatcccaccccaccctgcctcaCACCACGACAGCAGAAGGTGCTGTCTCCATCGGTACCCAGAGAGAACAGCTTCTCTACATTAAATGTGACTCCCCTGCAAAGTGCAGGCCCCCCCTTTCCAAGTGCCCCAAGACAAACGTGAACACCTTTAGAGAACAGGGAGGGAAAGCCACCAATATTCACgcaaagtaatatttttaagttatttaggGGTCCGTTCTTTAGTTGCAATGCTGTTTCGTTCCACtgtatttcctttgtatttattcaCAAGCATGTTAGTTACCTAGTATGAGTTCTGGGCACTATGGATAAAATAACACAAAGGAAAGCAAGCACTTACTGGGCATTCGAGATGTTTCTCCCAGGCATATGCTCCCTTCCCAGGCATCAGTTCGTCTAGCCCTCACTAACCTTGTGAGGTCATagtcccattctacagataagcAGACTGAGGTTCTGCAAGGTTAGATAACTTCCCCAAGCTCGCACCCTTAGTAAGAGGTAGAGCCAGGATACCAGCTCAGGCGGTAtgctctagagtccatgctcgAACCCTCCTCCCTGACCCACTCCCTCTTCAACTACATCCAACACCCTTTGGTCCCCACCAAGACAGGAAACAGAAGCCTTAAAGGGACTCCACTTAACTCTAGGATTCCAGTTCCAAAAACAATTCACCCAAGGTTATCTTTAAAGAGGAGCACCTTTCAGGGAGGAGACCATTTACGTTTcttccccccacttcccctccctaCCGCCACCCAAAGAAACGTAAGGCCAGGCCTGGAGCCTGCTGTCTTTGTCAATAAATCAGAAGTAACTAAAGCATCATTGCAAAGTTGTAAATCCCTAAAAAAGTAGGACTCGGATTCACTAGGTGCAGCCTGGACACACAGGAGGGGAATGTGTTTGAAGGCCCAGACACAgccatccccctccccctgccccaggaggGCAAAGCGGGGGCATGGGAACGGGAAGATGGAGGAAATCTGGCCCTCCTAGAGCTGCCCCTGCTCTCCTGCCAGCCTGGCAGAGCCGGGGCCACGGCCGGCCAAGCATCCTTGGTATGCTGGAGGCATCTGCCCTGGAAACCAGAGGCCCCGAGGCCAGGCCCTTTGTTCCCAGGGGAGCTTTGGCCACTGCAAAGGACTCCTCAAGGCCCTCATCCTCTAAGCCAGACTGTGAGCCCCAgagcccctctctgggcttctagCAGCCTCTGGCatggcctccctccacctctggTTAGTCAAAATCCAGGCGCGCCTTAGACACAGGGACCAAGAATCTGTAACTTCTGTTGGAAGTCACCCACTCCCAAAAGAAAGCTCAGATAAAGCAGGGCACAGGATGGGAGTGGAAAACACCTCTTCCTGGGAGAACTGTAATTCAGAACTAAGAGCTCAAGCCATGAAACCACCTGGATCTGTCACTTCGCAGGTGCATGGACCTGGGTGACTCACCAgttgtctctgagcctcagtc
Protein-coding regions in this window:
- the CHST1 gene encoding carbohydrate sulfotransferase 1, whose product is MQCSWKAVLLLALASIAIQYTAIRTFTAKSFHTCPGLAEAGLAERLCEESPTFAYNLSRKTHILILATTRSGSSFVGQLFNQHLDVFYLFEPLYHVQNTLIPRFTQGKSPADRRVMLGASRDLLRSLYDCDLYFLENYIKPPPVNHTTDRIFRRGASRVLCSRPVCDPPGSADLVLEEGDCVRKCGLLNLTVAAEACRERSHVAIKTVRVPEVNDLRALVEDPRLNLKVIQLVRDPRGILASRSETFRDTYRLWRLWYGTGRKPYNLDVTQLTTVCEDFSNSVSTGLMRPPWLKGKYMLVRYEDLARNPMKKTEEIYGFLGIPLDSHVARWIQNNTRGDPTLGKHKYGTVRNSAATAEKWRFRLSYDIVAFAQNACQRVLAQLGYKMAKSEEELKNPSISLVEGRDFRPFS